In bacterium, the following are encoded in one genomic region:
- a CDS encoding ABC transporter permease, with product MTGLADLLKNVVSDWRRNLMRSILTALGIVIAVMTVVTILALVGGLDSFVREEIGALGANSFIISRTGVIQSEEDWLEAAKRPRITDAEYSSLVRRLKGRYLYASPQVRSWLNIEAGGKELRYIRTFGVGADMYNINERPLEEGRYFTEAEVARRRPVTVLGYEVAGELFSGLDPLGREVRIGGRPFTVVGVYAEQGRLMGQSTDDFADIPYSTFRKYYGFRSPVSIYLRARSQEEVSELSYEAQQAFRTVRHLAPGEPDNFGVVSEKLLVSVFEQMTGVIFGVMIVVGGISLLVGGIGIMNVMLVAVSERTREIGIRKAVGARRSDILRQFLTEALLVTVVGGVIGVGLGALVANLIGGAVELPVEVSAGSVALAMIFCGVVGVSFGIFPALKAARLDPIVALQKT from the coding sequence ATGACCGGACTCGCCGACCTCTTGAAAAACGTCGTCTCCGACTGGCGGCGCAACCTCATGCGCAGCATCCTCACCGCGCTGGGCATCGTCATCGCCGTGATGACGGTGGTGACGATTCTGGCGCTGGTCGGCGGCCTGGACAGCTTCGTGCGCGAGGAGATAGGCGCTCTGGGGGCCAACAGCTTCATCATCAGCCGCACGGGCGTCATCCAGAGCGAGGAGGACTGGCTCGAGGCCGCCAAGCGTCCGCGAATCACCGACGCCGAGTACTCCTCCCTCGTCCGCAGGCTCAAGGGACGGTATCTCTACGCCTCGCCGCAGGTGCGGAGCTGGCTCAACATCGAGGCCGGGGGGAAGGAGCTGCGCTACATCCGGACCTTTGGGGTGGGCGCCGACATGTACAACATCAACGAGCGTCCGCTCGAGGAGGGGAGGTACTTCACCGAGGCCGAGGTCGCCCGGCGGAGGCCGGTGACGGTCCTGGGCTACGAGGTGGCCGGTGAGCTCTTCAGCGGCCTCGACCCCCTGGGCCGCGAGGTGCGCATCGGCGGGAGGCCCTTCACCGTGGTGGGCGTGTACGCGGAGCAGGGCCGGCTCATGGGCCAGTCCACCGACGACTTCGCCGACATCCCCTACTCCACCTTCCGCAAGTACTACGGCTTCCGCAGCCCGGTGAGCATCTACCTCCGCGCGCGCTCCCAGGAGGAGGTCTCCGAGCTATCGTACGAGGCCCAGCAGGCGTTCCGCACCGTCCGCCACCTGGCGCCCGGGGAGCCGGACAACTTCGGCGTCGTCTCCGAGAAGCTCCTGGTGTCCGTCTTCGAGCAGATGACCGGCGTCATCTTCGGCGTGATGATTGTAGTGGGCGGCATCAGCCTCCTGGTGGGCGGCATCGGCATCATGAACGTGATGCTGGTGGCCGTGAGCGAAAGGACGCGGGAGATAGGCATCCGCAAGGCGGTGGGGGCGCGGCGCTCGGACATCCTGCGCCAGTTCCTCACCGAGGCGCTCCTGGTGACGGTGGTGGGCGGGGTCATCGGGGTGGGGCTGGGGGCGCTGGTGGCCAACCTCATCGGGGGCGCGGTGGAGCTGCCCGTCGAGGTTTCCGCCGGCTCCGTGGCGCTGGCCATGATCTTCTGCGGGGTGGTGGGGGTGAGCTTCGGCATATTCCCGGCGCTCAAGGCCGCCCGCCTGGACCCCATCGTCGCGCTGCAGAAGACGTAG
- a CDS encoding helix-hairpin-helix domain-containing protein: MIGRAETAAVVALALAAALFILLDQPHPPPPGEKPAVDYAFVFGDAVARPGAYPFLRGTTPDLAYIYRRAGGEPALAASLPRVTPGLPALVWFDRRWLGSRAEPTGPFDLNRAPAWELERLPGIGEVLSRRIIAGRPYSSVDDLLRVEGIGEGKLAAMRGLVTVGR; this comes from the coding sequence TTGATCGGCCGCGCCGAAACCGCCGCCGTGGTCGCGCTCGCCCTCGCGGCGGCCCTCTTCATCCTCCTCGACCAGCCCCATCCCCCGCCCCCGGGTGAAAAACCCGCGGTGGACTACGCCTTCGTCTTCGGTGACGCCGTGGCCCGTCCCGGCGCCTACCCCTTCCTCCGGGGGACCACACCCGATCTGGCCTACATCTACCGCCGGGCCGGGGGCGAACCCGCTCTCGCCGCCTCGCTGCCCCGGGTGACGCCGGGCCTGCCGGCGCTGGTCTGGTTCGACCGCCGCTGGCTCGGGTCCCGGGCGGAACCGACGGGGCCGTTCGATTTGAACCGCGCCCCGGCCTGGGAGCTCGAAAGGCTGCCGGGCATCGGCGAGGTGCTGTCGCGCAGAATCATCGCGGGGAGGCCCTATTCCTCCGTTGACGACTTGCTGCGGGTGGAGGGGATCGGGGAGGGGAAGCTGGCGGCGATGCGGGGGCTGGTGACCGTGGGCCGGTAA
- a CDS encoding tetratricopeptide repeat protein: protein MGDPAIKVLFTLLVLVAPAVGDSALELVGDGNVALREGNYEDAVVSFNRALELEPGYPAAINGLGQVALARGRYEEALRLLQPLIGEYQGDPIFLQNLGIIFKYVRDYGNAVEMFRMSDKLLPDNPPVLAGLAESLLQQGDTLEALPLTRRLVDLDPARPDYHYLHGMAALFNDIKDEAQSAFERTLELNPSFAYAFEPLFEIYYEKDELIPAQELAGRWCADQTGSGSAWRAVGIVSVRQGDFPAALEATRAMLERGRLDNNLVQIVTKWLRATDRDAEARELWERVLVLDPHNVAAVAELER from the coding sequence ATGGGCGACCCCGCGATAAAAGTTCTTTTCACGCTCCTGGTTCTCGTTGCCCCGGCGGTCGGCGACTCGGCCCTGGAGCTGGTGGGCGACGGGAACGTGGCGCTGCGCGAGGGGAACTACGAGGACGCGGTGGTCTCTTTCAACCGGGCCCTGGAGCTCGAGCCGGGCTACCCGGCGGCGATTAACGGTCTGGGGCAGGTGGCGCTGGCCCGGGGCCGGTACGAGGAAGCGCTCCGCCTCCTCCAGCCGCTCATCGGCGAATACCAGGGCGACCCCATCTTCCTCCAGAACCTCGGGATAATCTTCAAGTACGTGAGGGATTACGGCAACGCGGTGGAGATGTTCCGCATGTCCGACAAGCTGTTGCCGGACAACCCGCCGGTCCTGGCCGGTCTGGCCGAGAGCCTCCTCCAGCAGGGCGACACGCTCGAGGCGTTGCCGCTCACCCGGCGCCTGGTGGACCTCGACCCCGCCCGACCCGACTACCACTACCTCCACGGCATGGCCGCCCTGTTCAATGACATCAAGGACGAGGCCCAGAGCGCCTTCGAGCGTACGCTGGAGCTCAACCCCTCCTTCGCTTACGCCTTCGAGCCGCTGTTCGAGATTTACTACGAGAAGGATGAGCTGATCCCGGCCCAGGAACTGGCCGGGCGGTGGTGCGCCGACCAGACGGGGAGCGGTTCCGCCTGGCGGGCCGTGGGCATAGTCTCGGTCCGGCAGGGCGATTTCCCCGCCGCCCTGGAGGCGACCCGGGCCATGCTCGAGCGCGGCCGCCTGGACAACAATTTGGTCCAGATTGTCACCAAGTGGCTCAGGGCCACGGACCGGGACGCGGAGGCCCGCGAGCTCTGGGAACGGGTGCTCGTCCTGGACCCCCACAACGTCGCCGCCGTCGCCGAGCTGGAGCGTTGA
- a CDS encoding DUF167 domain-containing protein: protein MPLKVGEDASGRALVPLHVQPRSRRAGPAGLHGGALKLRLKSPPLDGRANAEAVGLLAELLGIPRNRVELVRGFGSRDKLAAVTGLTAEEVERLLAAQLEE from the coding sequence GTGCCCCTTAAGGTCGGCGAGGACGCGTCCGGACGCGCGCTGGTCCCGCTCCACGTCCAGCCGCGGTCGCGACGCGCCGGGCCGGCCGGCCTCCACGGCGGGGCGCTGAAGCTCCGCCTGAAAAGCCCGCCTCTCGACGGTCGGGCCAACGCCGAGGCGGTGGGGCTCCTGGCCGAACTGTTGGGAATCCCCCGGAACCGGGTCGAGTTGGTACGGGGGTTCGGGAGCCGGGACAAGCTCGCCGCCGTCACCGGCCTGACGGCGGAGGAGGTCGAAAGGCTCCTGGCCGCGCAACTGGAAGAGTGA
- a CDS encoding DivIVA domain-containing protein: protein MRITPQDIHRQEFNRSVRGYTVEEVDAFLERVADELEHVHQDNTKLRDQLKGLEASLGEYRRLEKSIEKTLMAATQASEDMTKNAESKRDLIIREAELRAEELIMEAQRRRDEIKAELAQLSQQRLVYITEMRAFLQAQMNLLDELELRGYKNSPRPVRPAPEVPVELDLDNPEDAGRAP, encoded by the coding sequence GTGAGGATTACGCCGCAGGACATCCACCGCCAGGAATTCAACCGCTCGGTGCGGGGCTACACCGTCGAGGAGGTGGACGCCTTCCTCGAGCGGGTGGCCGACGAGCTGGAGCACGTGCACCAGGACAACACCAAGCTCCGGGACCAGCTCAAGGGGCTGGAGGCTTCCCTGGGCGAGTACCGCCGCCTGGAGAAGAGCATCGAGAAGACGCTGATGGCGGCCACCCAGGCCTCCGAGGACATGACCAAGAACGCCGAGAGTAAGCGCGACCTGATCATCCGGGAGGCCGAGCTCCGGGCGGAGGAGCTGATCATGGAAGCCCAGCGCCGCCGCGACGAGATCAAGGCCGAGCTGGCCCAGCTGAGCCAGCAGCGTCTGGTGTACATCACCGAGATGCGGGCCTTCCTGCAGGCCCAGATGAACCTCCTCGACGAGCTGGAGCTCCGCGGCTACAAGAATTCCCCGCGGCCGGTGCGACCCGCGCCGGAGGTGCCCGTGGAGCTGGACCTGGATAATCCCGAAGACGCGGGCCGTGCCCCTTAA
- a CDS encoding endonuclease domain-containing protein, giving the protein MHHPQGELPPKLVEHSRSLRRNLTLAERKLWRLLRDRRLIKAKFRRQHVTGNYILDFFCSEADLAVEVDGGQHAQPEQAEYDRRRDEFLRGQGITVLRFWCNDVLANIDAVLAEIAKYLE; this is encoded by the coding sequence CTGCATCATCCACAGGGCGAACTGCCCCCCAAGCTGGTCGAGCACTCCCGCTCCCTGCGGCGGAACCTGACCCTAGCCGAGAGAAAGCTCTGGCGTCTCTTGCGGGACCGCCGACTGATAAAGGCCAAGTTCCGCCGTCAGCACGTAACCGGCAATTACATCTTGGATTTCTTCTGCTCGGAGGCTGACCTGGCGGTGGAAGTGGATGGCGGGCAACATGCGCAACCGGAACAGGCGGAGTATGATCGGCGGAGGGATGAGTTTTTGAGGGGGCAGGGAATTACTGTTTTGCGGTTCTGGTGTAATGATGTCTTGGCGAATATTGATGCTGTGTTGGCGGAGATAGCGAAATATTTGGAATAA
- a CDS encoding DUF2461 domain-containing protein, with protein MAGHPVFPSAGIEFLRDLARNNARSWFEENRHYYDYVLVPALREILGWVWGRIGSLYPGYVADPRVNKSLYRVNRDVRFSKDKSPYKTHLGLLIYRGDRSDSPCLYLHFATDEVFWTNGWYAPSPAAVRAYRSWVADPGINRRFGDEVSRVSEKYPLSAPQLKRAPPEARGLDLPHPDLFLYKGLVTYAPREPGDWLDRRGWLEEAVEMFRFCRTFMGFLGEWHDLARGGGW; from the coding sequence ATGGCCGGGCACCCCGTTTTCCCCTCCGCGGGGATAGAGTTCCTCCGGGACCTCGCCCGCAACAACGCCCGGAGCTGGTTCGAGGAGAACCGGCACTACTACGACTACGTCCTGGTCCCGGCCCTGCGGGAGATTCTGGGCTGGGTCTGGGGGCGGATCGGGTCGCTTTACCCGGGCTACGTCGCCGACCCGCGGGTCAATAAAAGCCTCTACCGGGTCAACCGCGACGTGCGCTTCTCCAAGGACAAGTCGCCGTACAAGACCCACCTGGGCCTCCTGATCTACCGGGGCGACCGCTCGGACAGTCCCTGCCTCTACCTCCACTTTGCCACGGACGAGGTTTTCTGGACCAACGGGTGGTACGCGCCGTCCCCGGCCGCCGTCCGCGCCTACCGGAGCTGGGTGGCCGACCCGGGGATCAACCGGCGGTTCGGCGACGAGGTGTCCCGCGTTTCGGAAAAGTATCCCCTCTCGGCGCCCCAGCTCAAGCGCGCGCCCCCCGAGGCCCGGGGGCTCGATCTGCCCCACCCCGACCTCTTCCTCTACAAGGGGCTGGTGACCTACGCGCCCCGGGAGCCCGGCGACTGGCTCGACCGGCGGGGCTGGCTGGAGGAGGCGGTGGAGATGTTCCGCTTCTGCCGGACCTTCATGGGCTTTCTGGGCGAGTGGCACGACCTGGCCCGGGGCGGCGGGTGGTGA
- a CDS encoding TlpA disulfide reductase family protein — protein MRKLTLSVAAAAVALILAAGCGGGGGTLGNPAVDFEASGLDGKMYKLSDYFDDLVFLNFFASWCEPCRVEVPGMLRLAKEYEGKPFQLIYVTEDTAPALAQGMVDDLGISVPVLLAAEEPFASNEEANRFYAHQAIPVTFIIARGDLVEVLVGSQMEETFRAKIEANLPK, from the coding sequence ATGCGTAAGTTGACCCTTTCCGTCGCTGCGGCGGCGGTCGCGCTCATCCTGGCCGCGGGCTGCGGCGGGGGCGGCGGCACCCTGGGCAATCCCGCCGTGGACTTCGAGGCCTCGGGGCTCGACGGCAAGATGTACAAACTTTCCGACTATTTTGACGATCTGGTCTTCCTCAACTTCTTCGCCAGCTGGTGCGAGCCGTGCCGCGTAGAGGTGCCCGGCATGCTACGGCTGGCCAAGGAGTACGAGGGCAAGCCCTTCCAGCTCATTTATGTCACCGAGGACACCGCGCCCGCCCTGGCCCAGGGCATGGTGGACGACCTGGGCATCTCCGTGCCGGTGCTCCTGGCCGCCGAGGAGCCATTCGCCTCTAACGAGGAGGCCAACAGGTTCTACGCCCACCAGGCCATCCCGGTCACCTTCATCATCGCCCGGGGGGACCTGGTGGAGGTGCTCGTCGGGTCCCAGATGGAAGAGACTTTCCGGGCCAAGATCGAGGCCAACCTGCCGAAGTAG
- the rpmE gene encoding 50S ribosomal protein L31 codes for MKPKIHPEYVDATITCACGNQVKTRSTKKEIKVDVCSACHPFYTGKQKLVDSAGRVERYMRKYGLERGAEAKKDEEKDEETGTEGEGEADA; via the coding sequence ATGAAGCCCAAGATACACCCCGAGTACGTGGACGCGACCATCACCTGCGCCTGCGGCAATCAGGTCAAAACGCGCTCCACCAAGAAGGAGATCAAGGTGGACGTGTGCAGCGCCTGTCACCCCTTCTACACCGGCAAGCAGAAGCTGGTGGACTCGGCGGGCCGCGTCGAGCGCTACATGCGCAAGTACGGCCTGGAGAGGGGCGCCGAGGCGAAGAAGGATGAGGAGAAGGACGAGGAAACCGGGACCGAGGGAGAAGGAGAGGCCGATGCGTAA
- a CDS encoding lamin tail domain-containing protein has protein sequence MRRPSIRIAAIHPDSHREYRLTQGLPRFNSEWIELQNVSELPVDVSGFFIINGGGYEFTINLVGRESLILRRGQSMLVFTGMPDNPRDPARCYIAEEATRVFLQRKEYIWSVEEDVAFLYESRDDYEADPASYMDYHRFTRQGNPREPRPTPGA, from the coding sequence TTGCGTCGCCCCAGTATCAGAATCGCCGCCATCCACCCCGACTCCCACCGCGAGTACCGCCTCACCCAGGGGCTGCCCCGGTTCAACTCGGAGTGGATCGAGCTGCAGAACGTGTCCGAACTCCCGGTGGATGTCTCCGGTTTCTTCATCATCAACGGGGGCGGGTACGAGTTCACCATCAACCTCGTCGGGCGCGAATCATTGATTCTGCGGCGCGGGCAGTCCATGCTCGTCTTCACCGGGATGCCGGACAACCCCCGGGACCCGGCCCGCTGCTACATCGCCGAGGAGGCCACCCGTGTGTTTCTCCAGCGCAAGGAGTACATCTGGAGCGTGGAGGAGGACGTGGCCTTTCTCTACGAGAGCCGCGACGACTACGAAGCCGACCCGGCCTCCTACATGGACTACCACCGCTTCACCCGCCAGGGCAACCCCAGGGAGCCCCGCCCGACGCCGGGCGCCTAG
- the lpxK gene encoding tetraacyldisaccharide 4'-kinase yields the protein MFNPPAAAASFVYAVGVQADRLLDGLRGGVRTRTPVVSVGNLAAGGSGKTPLVHWLTRRLEERGLAAGVVARGYRGSWAHRTARPALVRDLSVQEAGDEAALLAKRLPRAEVAVCRVKARAAELLDPLNLDLILVDDGLQHRRLARDYDIAVLERGDWLGYVERGTRLVPWGRMREPFVRLERVDAVVFWDASEEEARRLSLRFPAPLMLRARREPVELAPDGGELPPGGLSGRRVIAFCGVARPTVFFDDLRALGVELVETRAFPDHARYDARRFGELRRLMDAHPGDLPVTTAKDAVKIPSGALDGLRVLDRRVVFAGEDGARLLGEVGAVARRCGRG from the coding sequence ATGTTCAACCCACCCGCCGCGGCAGCCTCTTTCGTATACGCCGTGGGCGTCCAGGCGGACCGCCTGCTGGACGGCCTGCGCGGAGGCGTCCGGACCCGGACCCCCGTGGTGAGCGTGGGGAACCTCGCGGCGGGCGGTTCGGGGAAGACTCCGCTCGTCCACTGGCTCACCCGGCGGCTGGAGGAGCGGGGGCTCGCCGCGGGCGTCGTCGCCCGGGGCTACCGGGGAAGCTGGGCGCACAGAACGGCCCGACCGGCGCTGGTCCGCGACCTCTCGGTCCAGGAGGCGGGGGACGAGGCGGCGCTCCTGGCGAAAAGGCTCCCGCGCGCCGAGGTCGCCGTCTGCCGGGTGAAGGCCCGGGCGGCGGAGCTCCTCGACCCGCTGAACCTGGACCTGATTCTGGTGGACGACGGCCTGCAGCACCGGCGGTTGGCGCGGGACTACGACATCGCGGTGTTGGAGCGCGGCGACTGGCTCGGTTACGTCGAGCGCGGCACGCGTCTGGTCCCCTGGGGAAGGATGCGGGAACCCTTCGTGCGCCTGGAGCGCGTGGACGCCGTGGTCTTCTGGGACGCGTCGGAGGAGGAGGCCCGGCGGTTGAGCCTTCGTTTCCCCGCCCCGTTGATGCTGCGCGCCCGGCGGGAGCCCGTGGAGCTCGCCCCGGACGGCGGAGAACTTCCACCGGGCGGGTTGAGTGGGAGAAGGGTGATCGCCTTCTGCGGCGTCGCCCGGCCGACGGTCTTCTTCGACGACTTGAGGGCGTTGGGGGTGGAGCTGGTGGAGACGCGGGCCTTTCCCGACCACGCCCGCTACGACGCCCGGCGTTTCGGCGAGCTGCGCCGCCTGATGGATGCCCACCCCGGCGACCTTCCCGTCACCACCGCCAAGGACGCGGTGAAAATACCCTCCGGGGCGCTCGACGGCCTGCGGGTCCTGGACCGGCGCGTGGTCTTCGCCGGGGAGGACGGCGCGAGGCTTTTGGGGGAAGTCGGCGCGGTCGCGCGGAGGTGCGGACGTGGCTGA
- a CDS encoding lysophospholipid acyltransferase family protein codes for MAEEDYRPTLGHRLQYALVWLIFLLANLSPRALARFNAWLLGNFLFLVLGRRRRIAKGNLRDRLGLDRRAAAQTARRNFCRTAQNFVDFMRLPYFTKKRRHRWMTVEGMEHLHGALKAKGGVILASAHTGPWELTSAYLSAEAAPGAALATRQHNRLVDVFLNKLRAKAGLDVIFVDEELRPVVRALKKNRILYILADQDAGPAGEFVEFLGAPASFHRGPAFFAYKLGAPVCFGFARRGKNGHLHAEIFPALRADRSADEAAEVRRLTVGYARALEDWVRRYPADWYWLHRRWKTKSLVKDGRTALE; via the coding sequence GTGGCTGAGGAAGACTACAGGCCCACCCTGGGGCACCGGCTCCAGTACGCCCTGGTCTGGCTGATTTTTCTTCTGGCCAACCTGAGCCCGCGCGCCCTGGCCCGGTTCAACGCCTGGCTTTTGGGCAATTTTTTATTCCTGGTCCTCGGTCGGCGCCGGCGGATCGCCAAGGGAAACCTCCGCGATCGGCTGGGGCTGGACCGGCGCGCGGCGGCCCAAACCGCCCGCCGGAATTTCTGCCGCACCGCCCAGAATTTCGTGGACTTCATGCGCCTGCCCTACTTCACCAAAAAACGGCGGCACAGGTGGATGACCGTGGAGGGGATGGAGCACCTGCACGGGGCGCTGAAGGCGAAGGGGGGAGTCATCCTGGCGTCGGCCCACACCGGGCCCTGGGAGCTGACCTCGGCCTACCTCTCGGCGGAGGCGGCCCCCGGCGCGGCCCTGGCCACCCGCCAGCACAACCGGCTCGTGGACGTTTTCTTGAACAAGCTGCGCGCCAAGGCCGGCCTCGACGTCATCTTCGTGGACGAGGAGCTCCGGCCGGTGGTCCGCGCCCTCAAAAAAAACCGCATCCTCTACATCCTGGCGGACCAGGACGCCGGTCCCGCGGGCGAGTTCGTGGAGTTCCTCGGCGCCCCGGCCAGCTTCCACCGCGGGCCGGCCTTCTTCGCCTACAAGCTGGGCGCCCCGGTCTGTTTCGGCTTCGCCCGCCGGGGCAAAAACGGCCACCTCCACGCGGAGATTTTCCCCGCCCTCCGCGCCGACCGCTCCGCCGACGAGGCGGCCGAGGTCCGCCGGCTCACGGTCGGGTACGCCCGCGCCCTGGAGGACTGGGTCCGGCGCTATCCCGCCGATTGGTACTGGCTGCACCGGCGATGGAAAACTAAGTCCCTTGTAAAAGACGGTCGAACGGCGTTAGAATAG
- a CDS encoding PTS sugar transporter subunit IIA yields the protein MNLSDAIEKKAVLLELKAETKDELLKTLTHAVGRSGRVKDSAAAREAILEREELSSTGMGYGVAMPHARVKSVTFPVLGFARLVKGVDYGSVDGEPVRLVFLLLTPSTNPELNVQLLGKLSRICQQEDNRRRLLDLEKIGDFLTFIREMDAMNGIPG from the coding sequence ATGAACCTCTCCGATGCGATTGAAAAGAAGGCCGTCCTCCTCGAGCTCAAGGCCGAGACCAAGGACGAGCTCCTCAAGACCCTGACCCATGCGGTCGGCCGCTCCGGCCGCGTGAAGGATTCCGCCGCCGCCCGCGAGGCCATCCTCGAGCGCGAGGAGCTTTCCTCCACCGGGATGGGCTACGGCGTGGCCATGCCCCACGCCCGGGTCAAATCGGTCACCTTCCCCGTCCTGGGCTTCGCCCGCCTCGTCAAGGGCGTGGACTACGGCTCGGTGGACGGAGAGCCGGTCCGGCTCGTCTTCCTCCTCCTCACACCCTCCACCAACCCCGAGCTCAACGTCCAGCTCCTGGGCAAGCTCTCCCGCATCTGTCAGCAGGAGGACAACCGCCGCCGGCTCCTGGACCTCGAGAAGATTGGCGATTTCCTCACCTTCATCCGGGAGATGGACGCGATGAACGGCATACCCGGTTAA
- a CDS encoding CBS domain-containing protein, whose protein sequence is MPSRQVRDFMVTDVITCRRGDKLREVAALFAASTISGVPVVNREGKLCGVITKLNLLGYFLPEYLELFADIDFIQDFSTLQSCNLDVLDADLLLAEDVMNYEPLKVGPETTLLKCAALLHKHRADILCVVDDGGKLLGVITATDIARAFFGKYTG, encoded by the coding sequence ATGCCCTCCCGACAAGTGCGCGACTTCATGGTCACCGACGTCATCACCTGCCGCCGCGGTGACAAGCTGCGCGAGGTCGCCGCCCTCTTCGCCGCCAGCACCATCTCCGGCGTGCCGGTGGTGAACCGCGAGGGGAAGCTCTGCGGCGTCATCACCAAGCTCAACCTCCTGGGCTATTTCCTCCCCGAGTACCTGGAGCTCTTCGCCGACATAGACTTCATCCAGGATTTCTCCACCCTCCAGTCGTGCAACCTGGACGTCCTCGACGCGGACCTCCTGCTGGCCGAGGACGTGATGAACTACGAGCCGCTGAAGGTGGGCCCGGAGACGACGCTCCTGAAGTGCGCGGCGCTCCTGCACAAGCACCGGGCCGACATCCTCTGCGTGGTGGACGACGGGGGGAAGCTCCTGGGGGTCATCACCGCCACGGACATCGCCCGGGCCTTCTTCGGGAAGTACACCGGGTAG
- a CDS encoding ArsB/NhaD family transporter, which yields MESYEPIFAIALFVAAFALIISEKVHRTKVVALGAALLLVTGIVPLGDAWREYIDFNTLGLLFGMMLIVNITKRTGVFEFVALRIARWSGGNYLKVMVGFSIITAVFSAFLDNVTTVLLIAPITLYIADLLGKSPRPLLIAEILASNIGGTATLIGDPPNILIGSAAGKGFAEFVTNLGPVIVVVLAVIILYNRFAFRRQFAGVSDGHRISSYDEKKAIHDKPLLIKCLVVLGLTIVAFMVHDLFGLPPAVVALVSAAVLAFITKPPVEELLREIEWPTLVFFAGLFVLVGGLKATGVTTALAGLIAGSTSSVLVLSLIILWGSAFLSAFLDNIPFVAAMIPLLQGTIAQLGLTQVQADPLWWALALGACLGGNGTLVGASANVIVGGISERTKDPITFRSYLKVGLPAMLISMVICSFYIYLRYFS from the coding sequence ATGGAATCTTACGAGCCCATCTTCGCCATCGCACTCTTCGTGGCGGCCTTCGCCCTGATCATCTCGGAGAAGGTCCACCGGACGAAGGTCGTCGCCCTGGGCGCAGCCCTGCTCCTGGTGACCGGGATCGTCCCCCTGGGGGACGCCTGGCGGGAGTACATAGACTTCAACACCCTGGGCCTGCTGTTCGGGATGATGCTCATCGTGAACATCACGAAGCGCACCGGGGTGTTCGAGTTCGTCGCCCTGAGGATAGCCCGTTGGAGCGGCGGCAACTACCTGAAGGTCATGGTCGGGTTCTCCATCATCACCGCCGTCTTCTCCGCATTCCTGGACAACGTGACGACGGTCCTGTTGATCGCCCCGATCACCCTCTACATCGCGGACCTGTTGGGCAAGAGCCCGCGGCCGCTTTTAATCGCCGAGATACTGGCCTCCAACATCGGCGGCACGGCCACCCTCATCGGCGACCCGCCCAACATCCTCATCGGCTCGGCCGCGGGGAAGGGCTTCGCGGAATTCGTGACCAACCTGGGCCCCGTTATAGTCGTAGTACTCGCGGTCATCATCCTCTACAACCGTTTCGCCTTCCGCCGGCAATTCGCCGGGGTGAGCGACGGGCACCGGATCTCCAGCTACGACGAGAAGAAGGCCATCCACGACAAGCCGCTCTTGATCAAGTGCCTGGTGGTCCTGGGGCTGACCATCGTGGCCTTCATGGTCCACGACCTCTTCGGGCTCCCCCCGGCGGTGGTGGCGCTTGTCTCGGCGGCCGTGCTCGCCTTCATCACGAAGCCGCCGGTCGAGGAGCTGCTGCGCGAGATAGAGTGGCCCACCCTCGTCTTCTTCGCCGGTCTTTTTGTCCTGGTGGGGGGACTGAAGGCCACCGGCGTCACCACCGCGCTCGCCGGCCTCATCGCCGGTTCAACCTCGAGCGTCCTGGTCCTCAGCCTCATCATCCTCTGGGGCAGCGCGTTTCTTTCGGCCTTCCTGGACAACATCCCCTTCGTGGCCGCGATGATTCCGCTCCTGCAGGGCACCATCGCCCAACTGGGGCTGACCCAGGTCCAGGCCGACCCGCTCTGGTGGGCGCTGGCGTTGGGGGCCTGTCTGGGCGGCAACGGCACTCTGGTCGGCGCCAGCGCCAACGTCATCGTCGGCGGCATCAGCGAGAGGACCAAGGACCCCATCACCTTCCGCAGCTACCTGAAGGTCGGCCTGCCGGCCATGCTCATATCCATGGTCATCTGCTCGTTCTACATCTACCTGAGGTACTTCTCCTAG